Proteins co-encoded in one Candidatus Parvarchaeota archaeon genomic window:
- a CDS encoding gamma carbonic anhydrase family protein, with amino-acid sequence MSFIHPNSLLEPKENIRLGKNVYIAAFACLRADEGGIIIGDNTSVQESCVVHGANPGVEAGAGASAGVEIGKNVTVGHGAIVHGCKVGGNVLVGMNSTLLTGCIIGEWSIIAAGAVVLEGQIIPPKSLVAGVPAKILRQTNEKDRELIKAACENYLSKLKKMGKYEG; translated from the coding sequence ATGTCATTTATCCATCCAAACTCACTTCTTGAGCCTAAGGAAAATATAAGGCTTGGAAAAAACGTCTACATTGCCGCATTTGCCTGTCTGCGGGCTGACGAAGGCGGAATAATAATTGGCGACAACACAAGTGTACAGGAGTCGTGCGTTGTTCATGGAGCCAACCCTGGTGTTGAAGCTGGCGCTGGAGCTAGTGCTGGGGTTGAAATAGGCAAAAATGTTACTGTTGGGCATGGCGCAATAGTGCATGGCTGCAAAGTCGGGGGCAATGTGCTTGTTGGCATGAATTCAACCCTTCTGACTGGGTGCATTATCGGCGAGTGGTCAATAATTGCCGCAGGCGCTGTTGTGCTTGAAGGGCAAATAATCCCTCCAAAAAGCCTTGTGGCAGGCGTGCCTGCAAAAATCCTGCGCCAGACAAATGAAAAAGACAGGGAGCTTATCAAAGCCGCGTGCGAGAACTACTTAAGCAAGCTGAAGAAGATGGGAAAATATGAAGGATAA